In the genome of Flavobacteriales bacterium, one region contains:
- a CDS encoding HU family DNA-binding protein, translating into MTKAEIVTQIAGKTGVEKAAVQTTIEAFMASI; encoded by the coding sequence ATGACAAAAGCAGAAATTGTTACACAAATTGCGGGTAAGACAGGAGTAGAAAAAGCTGCAGTTCAAACAACTATTGAGGCGTTTATGGCTTCAATAAA